Proteins co-encoded in one Arachis stenosperma cultivar V10309 chromosome 7, arast.V10309.gnm1.PFL2, whole genome shotgun sequence genomic window:
- the LOC130940456 gene encoding rRNA (cytosine-C(5))-methyltransferase NOP2C, which produces MKKGRVTLTLLKTLGSCRRRFHKTPNVAATHRHQTTMEEQQLHSDRYSFNPTLKWNPEVHNYFAKAYGADRFSRISIALTRPSRYSCIRVNTMRSTTDAVIEKLRAILKESSSGSGDVSENGVNGNLALVESEDGDSNPLRGDCLGAGAVSKCQIPGMEYVVFVWGSGPRHINYGYAPDLPPPKEVIVSRKCAEAVLRGAQAYVPGVMACSAHVEKGDTVAVSVAVEQKGVDGGWGIGMTRGTVLQGSQADPYYFERNGLYIGQGTAMMSRAGLFRVPEGVGVEMKNRVYELHSFHNVLEGEIFLQNLPSIVAAHALDPQKGERILDMCAAPGGKTTAIAILMKDEGEIIATDRSHNKVLDIQKRANEMGLSCIKTFKLDALKSVSRGNHTNASIGPSSCDANNGMANKVSDSSNVQGEGILSIIEDRLKTEVMEKNGNGEKANGKVYLSKADIRKSMRRARNGPGRNQSLGGRVDGSKGFSPNSFDRVLLDAPCSALGLRPRLFAGEETVESLRNHGKYQRRMFDQAVQLARPGGVIVYSTCTINPGENEALVRYALDKYKYLSLAPQHPRLGGPGLVGSCEFPDGYLEEWLRPGEENLVQRFDPSSPLDTIGFFIAKFVVGSKDG; this is translated from the exons atgaagaaaggGAGGGTAACGCTTACGCTGCTGAAAACCCTTGGAAGCTGCAGAAGACGATTCCATAAAACCCCCAACGTTGCCGCCACTCACCGCCATCAAACAACAATGGAGGAACAACAACTCCACTCCGATCGATACTCCTTCAATCCAACCCTCAAATGGAATCCAGAGGTGCATAACTACTTCGCCAAAGCTTATGGCGCCGATCGCTTCTCTCGCATCTCCATCGCTCTAAC CCGTCCTTCTAGGTACTCTTGTATTCGGGTTAACACGATGAGGTCCACTACTGATGCTGTTATTGAGAAGCTACGGGCGATTTTGAAGGAGTCTTCCTCAGGTTCTGGGGATGTCTCTGAGAATGGTGTTAATGGGAACCTGGCATTGGTGGAAAGCGAAGATGGAGATAGTAATCCTTTAAGAGGGGATTGTCTTGGTGCTGGTGCTGTTTCTAAGTGCCAGATTCCTGGGATGGAATATGTGGTGTTTGTTTGGGGTTCTGGGCCTCGTCACATCAATTATGGTTATGCACCTGATTTGCCTCCTCCCAAGGAGGTCATCGTTAGTAGGAAGTGTGCCGAGGCTGTTCTTCGGGGTGCTCAG GCATATGTTCCTGGTGTAATGGCTTGCAGTGCTCATGTTGAGAAAGGAGATACTGTTGCTGTCTCAGTTGCTGTGGAGCAGAAGGGTGTGGATGGGGGATGGGGTATTGGTATGACACGTGGTACTGTTCTCCAAGGATCACAAGCAG ATCCATATTATTTTGAACGGAATGGGCTTTATATTGGCCAAGGAACAGCAATGATGTCAAGGGCTGGACTGTTTCGGGTTCCTGAAGGAGTTGGTGTGGAGATGAAGAACAGAGTATATGAACTTCATTCTTTTCATA ATGTTCTTGAAGGAGAAATATTTCTTCAAAACCTGCCAAGTATTGTTGCTGCACATGCTCTAG ATCCACAAAAGGGTGAGAGGATACTAGACATGTGTGCTGCACCTGGAGGGAAAACAACCGCAATTGCAATACTTATGAAGGATGAAGGAGAGATCATCGCAACTGATAGATCTCATAACAAG GTGCTGGATATTCAGAAAAGGGCAAATGAAATGGGCTTGAGTTGTATAAAGACATTTAAATTGGATGCTCTTAAATCTGTTAGTCGAGGAAACCATACTAACGCTTCTATTGGTCCAAGCTCTTGTGATGCCAATAATGGTATGGCAAATAAAGTGTCTGATTCATCAAATGTGCAAGGAGAAGGAATCTTGTCTATTATTGAAGATAGGTTAAAAACCGAGGTCATGGAGAAAAATG GTAATGGTGAAAAGGCTAACGGAAAAGTTTATTTGAGCAAAGCTGACATCCGGAAGAGTATGCGAAGAGCACGAAACGGACCTGGAAGAAATCAGAGCTTAGGTGGCAGGGTTGATGGTTCAAAAGGTTTCTCTCCTAATAGTTTTGATAGAGTTCTTCTGGATGCTCCCTGTTCTGCCCTTGGTTTAAGGCCTCGGTTATTTGCTGGAGAG GAAACAGTTGAATCTTTAAGAAACCATGGAAAATACCAGAGAAGGATGTTTGACCAGGCTGTTCAATTGGCTCGACCAGGTGGAGTAATTGTATATTCAAC TTGTACAATTAATCCCGGTGAGAATGAAGCTTTAGTTCGGTATGCTTTGGATAAATACAAATACCTGTCATTGGCACCACAG cACCCAAGACTAGGAGGACCTGGACTAGTTGGTAGTTGTGAATTTCCCGACGGATACCTGGA GGAGTGGTTACGACCTGGAGAGGAAAACCTAGTTCAGAGGTTtgatccatcatccccacttGATACAATTGGATTTTTCATAGCCAAATTTGTTGTTGGGTCTAAAGATGGTTAG
- the LOC130941386 gene encoding 4-hydroxyphenylpyruvate dioxygenase: protein MVTQTQQNAPSSSPEPAFKLVGFKNFVRTNPKSDRFKVIRFHHVEFWCTDATNTASRFSWGLGMPIVAKSDLSTGNAVHASYLLRSGDLNFLFSAPYSASIAGDGASASIPSFSASDCHSFAAKHGLAVRAVAIEVEDASAAFSASVANGAKPVSPAVLLDNSVGFAEVHLYGDVVLRYISYSDPTRESNLNPSLRFLPGFEAVEADSSFPELDYGIRRLDHAVGNVPELAPAVNYLKKFTGFHEFAEFTAEDVGTSESGLNSVVLASNDEMVLLPLNEPVYGTKRKSQIETYLEHNEGAGLQHLALVSEDIFRTLREMRKRSTVGGFQFMPSPPPTYYRNLKKRAGDVLSDEQIKECEELGILVDRDDQGTLLQIFTKPVGDRPTIFIEIIQRIGCMLKDEEGKVYQKGGCGGFGKGNFSELFKSIEEYEKTLESRRTA from the exons ATGGTTACCCAAACGCAACAGAACGCTCCCTCGTCTTCCCCCGAACCGGCTTTTAAGCTGGTTGGATTCAAAAACTTCGTCCGAACCAACCCGAAATCGGACCGCTTCAAGGTAATCCGGTTCCACCATGTGGAGTTCTGGTGCACCGATGCAACCAACACCGCCAGCCGCTTCTCTTGGGGCCTCGGAATGCCGATCGTAGCGAAATCCGACCTCTCAACCGGAAACGCAGTTCATGCCTCCTACCTCCTCCGCTCCGGCGACCTCAATTTCCTCTTCTCCGCTCCTTATTCCGCCTCAATCGCCGGCGATGGTGCCTCCGCTTCCATTCCCTCCTTCTCTGCCTCTGATTGCCACTCCTTCGCAGCTAAACACGGCCTCGCCGTCCGCGCCGTCGCCATCGAGGTGGAAGACGCCTCCGCCGCCTTCTCCGCCAGCGTCGCCAACGGCGCGAAACCTGTATCTCCGGCGGTTCTCCTCGACAACAGCGTCGGATTCGCCGAGGTTCATCTCTACGGCGACGTCGTTCTCCGCTACATCAGCTACTCCGACCCGACCCGAGAATCAAACCTGAATCCTAGCTTACGGTTCCTCCCTGGATTCGAAGCCGTGGAGGCTGATTCGTCGTTCCCGGAGCTAGATTACGGTATCCGGCGACTCGACCACGCCGTCGGTAACGTGCCGGAGCTGGCGCCGGCAGTGAATTACTTGAAGAAATTCACCGGATTCCACGAGTTCGCTGAGTTCACGGCGGAGGACGTTGGAACGAGTGAGTCAGGGCTGAACTCGGTGGTTCTTGCGAGCAACGATGAGATGGTTCTTCTTCCGTTGAACGAACCGGTGTACGGAACAAAGAGGAAGAGCCAAATTGAGACGTATCTTGAGCACAACGAAGGTGCAGGGTTACAGCACTTGGCGTTGGTCTCCGAAGACATATTCAGAACTCTGAGGGAGATGAGGAAGAGAAGCACCGTCGGTGGTTTTCAGTTCATGCCGTCTCCGCCGCCAACGTATTACCGGAACTTGAAGAAGCGTGCCGGTGATGTGCTGAGTGATGAGCAGATTAAGGAGTGTGAGGAGCTTGGAATTCTTGTTGATAGGGACGATCAGGGCACTCTGCTTCAGATTTTCACCAAACCTGTTGGTGATAG GCCAACCATTTTTATAGAGATAATTCAGAGAATTGGATGCATGCTCAAGGATGAAGAAGGAAAGGTGTACCAAAAGGGTGGATGTGGGGGTTTTGGAAAAGGCAACTTCTCTGAGCTTTTTAAATCCATTGAAGAATATGAGAAGACTTTGGAAAGTAGAAGAACTGCATAA